A single genomic interval of Mesoplodon densirostris isolate mMesDen1 chromosome 8, mMesDen1 primary haplotype, whole genome shotgun sequence harbors:
- the TEX44 gene encoding LOW QUALITY PROTEIN: testis-expressed protein 44 (The sequence of the model RefSeq protein was modified relative to this genomic sequence to represent the inferred CDS: inserted 1 base in 1 codon), producing the protein MTTMPSGEARASSVPTHGDSRFTDIPTVGSQSQVPLLADVPTAHNTAPSAEQQDVDQSSKPGTLGATSASGDKDEHEAAAGHAQEPKEPTALLAPLAPGALQRSMGFQNLAQKVLVQDSSMTQNPQVFQLYSLIKEERAQAAGIPDREQELAPPTPSAEVQPPQNVEAQPVVSTADANDQLDTQAADTPEAVEEKPEGQEALNPDAGAWPSAPASPGPGVGMATGTLASGHGSMADLLHDTGPSLRSISSTLGSASSASSSGLAVGTXSALHSVTHMLEPVQQRTVEGILSAMHYLTSHLAPCQAQAGPNLDEAPRSAASRDPGSTHALLSHASLP; encoded by the exons ATGACCACCATGCCCTCGGGAGAGGCCAGAGCCTCCAGCGTCCCCACGCACGGTGATAGCAGGTTTACAGACATCCCAACAGTGGGGTCCCAAAGTCAGGTCCCCCTCCTCGCAGATGTCCCAACAGCTCACAACACTGCACCATCAGCTGAACAGCAGGATGTAGATCAGTCTTCCAAGCCAGGCACCTTGGGGGCCACGTCAGCGTCTGGGGATAAGGACGAGCATGAAGCTGCCGCGGGGCATGCCCAGGAGCCCAAGGAGCCCACAGCCCTGCTCGCCCCCCTGGCCCCAGGTGCCCTGCAAAGGTCCATGGGCTTCCAGAACCTAGCGCAGAAAGTGCTGGTGCAAGATTCGAGTATGACTCAGAATCCTCAGGTTTTCCAACTTTACTCCCTGATTAAGGAAGAGAGAGCACAAGCGGCAGGCATCCCAGACAGGGAACAGGAACTGGCTCCACCTACCCCAAGCGCTGAGGTACAACCCCCGCAAAATGTGGAGGCTCAGCCCGTCGTGAGCACAGCAGATGCCAATGACCAGCTTGACACTCAGGCTGCTGACACTCCTGAAGCTGTTGAGGAGAAACCTGAGGGTCAGGAGGCCTTGAACCCTGACGCTGGTGCTTGGCCATCAGCCCCAGCCTCGCCGGGCCCTGGAGTGGGCATGGCCACGGGCACCCTGGCCTCCGGCCACGGCTCCATGGCAGACCTGCTGCACGACACGGGGCCCAGCCTCCGCTCCATCTCCAGCACCCTGGGGAGTGCCAGCTCCGCCTCGTCCTCCGGGCTGGCAGTGGGGA GGTCGGCCCTGCACTCCGTCACCCACATGCTGGAACCGGTGCAGCAGAGGACCGTAGAGGGCATCCTCTCGGCCATGCACTACCTGACCAGCCACCTCGCCCCATGCCAGGCCCAGGCCGGCCCCAACTTGGACGAGGCCCCGCGCTCGGCAGCCTCCCGAGACCCCGGGAGCACTCATGCCCTGCTCTCTCACGCATCCCTACCCTGA